From Clostridiales bacterium, the proteins below share one genomic window:
- a CDS encoding Gfo/Idh/MocA family oxidoreductase: MKQSTVLVGGGVIARHYREGLGKSKTLRLDALVDKNPNCVARECFSVPFFTDLNDALTVKPRIAILALPVAARGDVARVLLSKGVAVLTEKPMFDSLEEIAELVSYAQECGTPLACLFHWEAADEVRFLKANLDRFGKINAISTIILDDYAATDDGTIRQDRLGLAGAWIDSGINVLSYYDEIIDLSAAVLREQTLIPDSASRLPKYAHKVFDASGIRAEITVDWRTPSREKTSRIDCEKGTVLVNHTAQTVSLNGEIIFERKTCDRLSSHYENLFAELSAETLASSQETTIRLHKLLYKGNAK; encoded by the coding sequence ATGAAACAAAGTACAGTTCTTGTGGGCGGAGGAGTTATCGCCCGACATTATAGGGAAGGATTGGGGAAATCGAAAACCCTGCGACTCGACGCGCTCGTCGATAAAAACCCGAATTGCGTTGCCCGCGAGTGTTTTTCCGTTCCGTTCTTTACCGACCTTAACGACGCGCTTACCGTAAAACCGCGCATAGCGATACTCGCCCTGCCCGTAGCGGCGCGCGGCGATGTCGCTCGCGTTCTTCTATCGAAGGGCGTTGCCGTTCTCACCGAAAAGCCCATGTTCGACAGCCTCGAAGAAATAGCGGAGCTCGTTTCGTACGCGCAAGAATGCGGTACTCCCCTCGCCTGTCTGTTCCACTGGGAAGCCGCCGACGAGGTGCGATTCCTAAAAGCCAATCTCGACCGCTTCGGAAAGATAAACGCTATCTCGACTATAATTTTAGACGACTACGCCGCGACCGACGACGGCACTATCCGCCAAGATCGGTTGGGCTTAGCCGGCGCGTGGATAGACAGCGGCATAAACGTACTCAGCTACTACGACGAGATCATAGACCTTTCCGCCGCCGTCCTTCGTGAACAAACGCTTATCCCCGACAGCGCGAGCCGACTCCCCAAGTACGCGCATAAGGTGTTCGACGCAAGCGGCATTCGCGCCGAGATAACCGTCGACTGGCGCACGCCGAGCCGCGAAAAGACCTCGCGTATAGACTGCGAAAAAGGCACGGTGCTCGTCAATCACACGGCGCAAACGGTGTCGCTCAACGGCGAGATAATATTCGAGCGCAAGACCTGCGACAGGCTGTCCTCGCACTACGAAAACCTATTCGCCGAGCTCTCGGCGGAAACGCTCGCTTCGTCGCAAGAAACCACCATACGGCTTCACAAGCTTCTCTACAAAGGAAACGCGAAATGA
- a CDS encoding sigma-70 family RNA polymerase sigma factor — protein MDSTKEINEYLKRLKNGERCLEEFFYAVSGYINLIAYKYLVDKSFVHDVVSSTFYKIFDNIQSFDELQNGKAWISKIAQNEAYTINTRERKHSYVPLDEVSEEIACTTDDTKKLEFAAAFQKALSKLDEKDREIVELRIYEDMTFEEIANRLNMYVGTVHKRFKRSVKKINEDIL, from the coding sequence ATGGATTCTACAAAAGAGATAAACGAATATTTGAAACGACTGAAAAACGGTGAGAGATGTCTCGAAGAATTTTTCTATGCTGTTTCCGGTTATATTAATCTTATTGCATATAAATATCTCGTAGATAAATCATTTGTGCACGATGTTGTATCAAGTACATTTTATAAAATTTTTGATAATATTCAAAGCTTTGACGAGCTTCAAAACGGAAAAGCATGGATAAGTAAAATTGCACAAAACGAAGCGTATACGATTAACACCCGCGAAAGAAAACATAGTTATGTACCTTTGGATGAAGTAAGCGAAGAGATTGCATGTACAACCGATGATACGAAAAAACTGGAATTTGCGGCGGCTTTTCAAAAAGCGTTAAGCAAACTAGATGAAAAAGATAGAGAAATAGTCGAATTACGAATTTATGAAGACATGACGTTTGAAGAAATCGCCAATAGATTGAACATGTATGTTGGTACAGTGCATAAGCGATTTAAAAGAAGCGTCAAAAAAATTAATGAAGATATCTTATGA
- a CDS encoding TetR/AcrR family transcriptional regulator codes for MKVRNLNNSSVKTRRLIKNTFITLLAEKKEISKISVSELVARAEISRATFYAHFDDIYSVVEEFEREVIDEFFTNAKLLATDDYEKFFDALLSFMEQNNDNYKMMCKSDDVLFSAKKLTTLTVNKLMELIDNDPHIKNREFIELEISIFLEGLLFEYVKYCRGLSPIDPKELCAYAKSWYKKFMKARC; via the coding sequence ATGAAGGTCCGCAATCTTAACAACTCGTCGGTCAAGACCCGCCGACTGATAAAAAACACATTCATTACGCTTCTCGCCGAAAAAAAAGAGATAAGCAAGATAAGCGTCAGCGAGCTCGTGGCGCGTGCGGAGATAAGCCGCGCGACTTTTTACGCGCACTTTGACGATATATACTCCGTGGTGGAAGAATTCGAGCGCGAGGTAATAGACGAATTTTTTACGAACGCCAAGCTTCTCGCCACCGACGATTACGAGAAATTCTTCGACGCGCTGTTATCGTTTATGGAGCAAAACAACGATAACTATAAAATGATGTGCAAGTCCGACGACGTGCTGTTTTCGGCGAAAAAGCTTACTACCCTAACTGTCAATAAGCTTATGGAACTTATTGACAACGACCCGCATATCAAAAACAGGGAATTTATAGAATTGGAGATCAGCATATTTTTAGAAGGGCTGCTTTTCGAATACGTAAAGTACTGTCGGGGATTATCGCCTATCGATCCCAAAGAATTATGCGCCTACGCTAAAAGCTGGTATAAAAAATTTATGAAAGCGCGTTGTTAA
- a CDS encoding putative ABC transporter permease: protein MEKVLDFALFFFIYAIAGWCVEVIHAALKRGKFENRGFLNGCWCPIYGVGVVLVLLCLTPININVFVLFIASLVLTSVLEFVVGFVLEKLFKTKWWDYSKEHFNIKGYVCVKYSILWGLACVIVVDLIHPMIEQLVNITSDLAKYIIVGVLGTAFVVDGVFTVIQLVTYKKNYAALEKIGDTLKKPSNAVGSKIAASALAMNEKMQKLNEKIKSSRLYKAFPEQLRKTKSALDTDALNANSIEEAATTDSGVEQ from the coding sequence ATGGAAAAAGTTTTGGACTTTGCGCTGTTCTTCTTTATTTACGCGATAGCCGGTTGGTGTGTCGAGGTTATCCACGCCGCGCTGAAACGAGGTAAATTCGAAAATCGCGGATTTCTTAACGGCTGTTGGTGCCCCATTTACGGGGTGGGCGTCGTATTGGTTTTGCTGTGCCTCACACCTATAAATATCAACGTGTTCGTGCTGTTTATAGCGTCGCTCGTGCTCACCAGCGTATTGGAGTTTGTCGTCGGGTTCGTTCTCGAAAAGCTGTTCAAAACGAAGTGGTGGGATTACTCGAAAGAGCATTTTAATATCAAGGGTTACGTTTGCGTTAAGTATTCCATACTTTGGGGCTTGGCTTGCGTTATCGTAGTCGATTTGATACATCCCATGATCGAGCAGCTCGTGAATATTACGTCCGATTTGGCGAAGTATATTATAGTCGGCGTTCTGGGCACGGCGTTCGTCGTCGACGGGGTGTTTACCGTTATCCAGCTAGTTACTTACAAAAAGAATTATGCGGCGCTTGAAAAAATCGGCGATACGTTAAAGAAACCGTCAAATGCGGTAGGCAGTAAAATCGCCGCGTCCGCTCTCGCAATGAACGAGAAGATGCAAAAGCTAAACGAAAAAATCAAATCTTCGCGGTTGTATAAAGCCTTTCCCGAACAGTTGAGAAAAACAAAATCCGCTTTGGATACGGATGCGTTAAATGCGAATTCGATCGAAGAAGCGGCAACAACGGACAGTGGGGTAGAACAATGA
- a CDS encoding helix-turn-helix transcriptional regulator, with the protein MDIGNVLKALRLDKGLTQNELSEQINIAQTTIACYENGQRAPHILSLIAYADFFGCPIDFIVGRTDEYGNKLYDEQSRNMTEILTADEREFLNKYRTLSNEQKILLNGYIDGLTNR; encoded by the coding sequence ATGGATATAGGGAATGTTTTAAAAGCATTACGGCTTGATAAAGGGCTAACGCAAAACGAATTGAGCGAGCAAATCAATATCGCTCAAACGACTATTGCGTGCTACGAAAACGGTCAGCGCGCACCGCATATTTTGAGTTTGATTGCTTATGCCGATTTCTTCGGTTGCCCTATCGATTTTATCGTTGGACGCACGGACGAATACGGGAATAAGCTGTACGACGAACAGTCGCGGAATATGACCGAAATCTTGACCGCCGACGAGCGTGAGTTTCTTAACAAATACAGAACATTATCCAACGAACAAAAGATATTATTAAACGGCTATATCGACGGACTAACTAATAGATAA
- a CDS encoding TerB family tellurite resistance protein, whose translation MFEFKKLCNEVEKLSPADRGLLLVEKSVSVVKGLNSLDLPFNPVKTLVTFIIGSVVSDGSISEKDYLYIYPSLVKAFGHDFDFMSAKQALQIAKDIKKEISSHTKQLLSVIATCDEDLAADIVSLCLLVTSVDGKVSLKEKRYIRQLCRA comes from the coding sequence ATGTTCGAATTCAAAAAACTATGCAACGAAGTGGAAAAGCTAAGCCCCGCGGACCGCGGCTTGCTGCTTGTCGAAAAATCGGTATCGGTAGTCAAGGGTTTGAACTCGCTGGATCTGCCGTTTAACCCCGTGAAAACGCTCGTTACTTTTATAATAGGTTCGGTCGTTTCCGACGGATCGATCAGCGAAAAAGATTATCTTTATATTTATCCGTCGCTTGTTAAAGCGTTCGGGCATGACTTTGACTTTATGTCCGCGAAACAGGCGTTGCAAATCGCAAAGGACATCAAGAAAGAAATCTCATCGCATACCAAGCAACTGTTGTCGGTCATTGCAACGTGCGACGAGGACCTCGCGGCGGATATTGTTTCGCTGTGCTTGCTTGTGACGTCGGTGGACGGCAAAGTATCGTTAAAGGAAAAGCGCTATATCCGTCAGCTGTGCAGAGCGTAA
- a CDS encoding endonuclease: protein MRAVAIAILSVIAATLLLIIGYVAYVALQYYRIPDKLQLEITNNRESAVRTEVEYTVVSYNLGFGAYSPEYTFFMDTGVMNDGTEVVGTYAKGMNKADVQKNVTGQMTVSKQLDADFYFFQEADRPSDRSYNIDMVANAQNAFAEYGSTYAQNFHTARLYYPFNDPIGTIDAGLVTLSRYKMDSAVRRSFPITDAFIDKLFDLDRCFAVHYLPIEGSDKKLTLFDLHMSAYDEGGTIRAKQLEMLNAVLKEERDNGNYVIAGGDFNHCLIADEFETDELAFKHFKSEQQTPDWVKSSVLHKRELTSGYSIAASKEVSTCRGADIPYTEGVNFCTVIDGFIVSDNIKIIDEQTVDTQYAYSDHNPVIMTFALN from the coding sequence ATGCGCGCTGTCGCAATAGCCATACTTTCGGTGATCGCCGCAACACTTCTGTTGATAATCGGATACGTGGCGTACGTTGCGCTTCAATATTACCGCATACCCGATAAGCTGCAACTCGAAATAACGAACAACCGCGAAAGCGCCGTTAGGACCGAAGTTGAATACACGGTCGTTTCGTACAACCTCGGGTTCGGCGCGTACTCGCCCGAATACACTTTCTTTATGGATACGGGCGTTATGAACGACGGCACGGAAGTCGTCGGCACGTACGCAAAGGGCATGAATAAAGCCGACGTGCAAAAGAACGTTACGGGGCAAATGACGGTATCCAAACAACTCGACGCGGACTTTTACTTTTTTCAGGAAGCGGACAGACCATCAGACCGCAGCTACAATATAGACATGGTCGCGAACGCGCAGAACGCTTTCGCCGAGTACGGCTCGACCTATGCGCAGAACTTCCACACGGCTAGGCTGTACTACCCGTTTAACGATCCTATCGGCACTATCGACGCGGGGCTCGTCACCCTCTCGCGCTACAAGATGGACAGCGCGGTGCGCCGCTCGTTCCCTATCACCGACGCGTTTATAGACAAGCTGTTCGACCTCGATCGTTGCTTCGCCGTCCACTACCTGCCCATCGAGGGCAGCGACAAAAAACTGACATTGTTCGACCTGCATATGTCGGCTTACGACGAGGGCGGCACGATTCGCGCCAAACAGCTGGAAATGCTCAACGCCGTACTCAAAGAAGAACGCGACAACGGTAATTACGTGATCGCGGGCGGCGACTTTAACCACTGCCTTATCGCCGACGAGTTCGAAACGGACGAGCTCGCTTTTAAGCACTTTAAGAGCGAGCAGCAAACTCCCGACTGGGTCAAAAGCTCGGTACTGCACAAAAGAGAACTTACGAGCGGATATTCCATCGCCGCGAGCAAAGAAGTATCTACCTGTCGCGGCGCGGATATTCCGTATACAGAGGGCGTAAACTTTTGCACGGTAATAGACGGCTTTATAGTATCGGACAATATAAAAATAATCGACGAACAAACCGTCGACACTCAATACGCATACAGCGACCATAACCCCGTAATAATGACCTTTGCTCTTAATTAA
- a CDS encoding L-serine ammonia-lyase — protein MQSLREIYKIGRGPSSSHTMGPEKAIKVILERYPRADALEVTLYGSLAATGKGHCTDVVITETASPVPCTVKFDADTACPVHPNTMDIAVFERKKRVAVKRVYSVGGGTVEFDGEEKSLYPSVYPLHSFKEIAEYCASRGMRLWQYVEECEGAEIFDYLGGVWLRMKETICEGMNAEGVLPGALGTRRRARSLFKPKQHDEEPQVRENRLVCAYAFATSEQNAAGGVIVTAPTCGACGVVPAVLRYMQEKRGYTDSQIVRALAVGGLVGNLIKKNASISGAECGCQAEIGSACSMAAAALAELFEMELDQIEYAAEVAMEHHLGLTCDPIAGLVQIPCIERNAVAAMRAINAASLATFLADSRKISFDTVVETMYNTGKDLLGGYRETSSGGLAKYYKISDNKQ, from the coding sequence ATGCAATCGCTACGCGAGATTTACAAGATAGGGCGCGGACCGTCGAGTTCGCACACCATGGGTCCCGAGAAGGCTATTAAAGTCATTCTCGAACGCTACCCTCGTGCCGACGCGCTCGAAGTAACGTTATACGGCTCGCTGGCGGCGACGGGCAAGGGGCACTGCACCGACGTGGTCATAACGGAAACCGCTTCGCCCGTGCCGTGCACCGTTAAGTTTGACGCGGATACGGCTTGCCCCGTCCACCCGAACACTATGGATATTGCGGTGTTCGAGAGGAAGAAGCGCGTGGCGGTAAAGCGCGTTTACAGCGTGGGCGGCGGCACTGTGGAGTTCGACGGCGAGGAGAAGTCGCTCTATCCGTCGGTGTACCCGTTACATAGCTTTAAAGAGATTGCGGAGTATTGCGCTTCGCGCGGTATGCGGCTTTGGCAGTACGTAGAGGAGTGCGAGGGCGCGGAAATATTCGATTATCTCGGCGGCGTGTGGCTACGCATGAAGGAGACGATATGCGAGGGCATGAACGCCGAGGGCGTGCTCCCGGGCGCGCTCGGCACGCGGCGGCGCGCGCGGAGTTTGTTCAAGCCCAAGCAGCACGACGAAGAACCTCAGGTGCGCGAGAACAGGCTGGTGTGCGCGTACGCGTTTGCCACGAGCGAGCAGAACGCGGCGGGCGGCGTGATCGTCACCGCGCCAACCTGCGGAGCGTGCGGGGTCGTTCCTGCGGTGCTTAGGTATATGCAGGAAAAGCGCGGCTATACCGATTCTCAAATAGTGCGTGCGCTCGCGGTCGGCGGCTTGGTCGGCAACCTTATAAAAAAGAACGCGTCGATAAGCGGCGCGGAATGCGGTTGTCAGGCGGAGATCGGTTCGGCGTGCTCTATGGCGGCTGCGGCGCTCGCCGAGCTGTTCGAAATGGAACTCGATCAAATCGAGTACGCTGCGGAAGTGGCTATGGAGCACCACTTGGGGCTGACCTGCGACCCGATAGCGGGGCTGGTGCAGATCCCGTGCATAGAGCGCAACGCCGTTGCGGCAATGCGCGCGATAAACGCCGCGTCGCTTGCGACCTTCCTCGCCGACAGTCGAAAGATAAGCTTCGACACCGTCGTCGAAACAATGTATAATACGGGCAAGGACCTTTTGGGCGGCTATCGCGAAACCTCGTCCGGCGGTCTTGCCAAGTATTATAAAATATCGGATAATAAGCAATAA